The region GTACCGAGGGTTTCGGCAGCTTTTTCATCACCCCACAGTTGAGTCACTTTGTGGATGCCTACCCGGCAATCTCGGTGGATATCCTGCCACTGCCGCACTTCATCAGCCTGTCCAAGCGCGAGGCGGATATCGTCATCGCGCTGGAGCGCCCGGAACACGGCCCCTACGTGTGCTGCAAGCTGTGCGATTACCGACTGCAGCTGTTTGCGACCCAGGAATATCTGGATCAGCACCCGCCGATCCGCCGGCCTTCTGACCTGGCAGAGCACCCGTTTATCAGTTACGTCGACGATTTGGCATTTAGCTCGGAGTTGCTGTACCTGGCCAATGTGCTGCCCGGCGCCAGCGCCAATCTGCGCAGCACCAGCGTGATCGCACAGTACGTGGCCGCTCAGCAAGGCCGTTCACTGGCGATTCTGCCGTGTTTTCTGGCCGCCCAGGACCCGCGTTTGCTGCCGGTACTGCCGCAGGAGATCAACCTGACACGGCAGTTCTGGATGTACTGCCGCGAGGACCTGCGCAAGCTCAAGCGGATCACCCTGTTGTGGGATTACATCCGCGAGGTCACTGAGCTGAATGCACCGTTGTTGCTGGGGGAAACCCGGGGGATGAAGTTTGCGGACTAAGGTCCGGAGGGTCTTCGCGATACCAGGGCTGCTACACGCCATCGCAGCCCCTGGCAGCAGCTACAAACAGCCTTTAATCGGCGATCACCACGATCGACACCCGGCGGTTTTCAGTGCGTCCGGCACGGGTTTTGTTCGACGCGACGGGTTCGCGGCTGCCCAGCCCGCGGATCTGGATATTCTCAGGACGCATGCCCGTACGGGTCAGCACCTTGACCACGCTGTTGGCGCGGCGCACTGAAAGCTGTTCGTTATAAGACTCCTGCCCCGAGGCGTCGGTATGGCCATCAACCCGCACCCGCTGAATGTCGACGGCAAGCAAGGCGGTGCCGATACGTTCAACGATTTCCTGGCTTTGCGCATTGAGCACTTCAAGGTCACTGCCAAACAGTACTTTTCCCGACAGGCCAAACGCCCAACCTTCTTCCGTGAGCTCAAAACCTTGCTGTTGCAATACTGCAATCTGCGCCGGGTTCAAGCCCTTTTGCGGGGCTGTCTGACAGCCGTTCAAAGCCAGCATTGCCAACAACATGGCAACCCCGAAAAACGGTGAATAACGTTGGATCAAAGCACGCATGGGGAAAACTAGCTCCTGGAAATAACGGAATTAACGGGGCACTCCAGCACCGCGATCTGTTGTCCGCCTCGAGCGAGGCGTTTGGCCTGGTACATCGCCGAGTCTGCCGCACGCAGCAACGTATCCGGGTCTGCTCCATGGTCGGGATAAACGGCAATACCAATGCTAAGCGAGGTCACTGCCGTGGTTTTACCGGGCAATTGAATCGGCTCAAGCATGCTGAGGATGATTTTGTCAGCAATCCGTTGAGCGTCTTCGATCCTGTGCAGCGGGGTCAGGAGAATTGCAAACTCGTCACCTCCCATGCGCGCCACCACATCATCTTCGCGCAGCTGACCGCGAACCCGCGTCGCCACCGCCATCAACACCGCATCGCCCGCGGCATGACCGAAGGTGTCGTTGATGTCCTTAAAACGGTCGCTGTCGAGAAACAGCACCGCAGCTTTTTCGGTGGGTTTGTGCAGCGAACGCAACGTACGCGCCAGCCGCGCTTCAAAGTAGCCGCGATTGGGCAGATTGGTCAGCGAGTCATGATTGGCCTGGTGCGCCAGGGTCTGGTTTTCGTTCTGCAAGTGGCTTTGCCATGATTCCAGCTCATCGAGCAACGCATTGAAGTCGTTGCCCAAGTCGTCCAGCTCCGCGATATCGGCGGGTGGTACTCGACGATCGAACGCCCGTTCGCACCGTGCGGCGTGAGCGACCTCGGCCAGTTGCTGCAGCGGCCCGGTGATGCCCCCCAGCAAACGGCGCGACAGGTACAACGCACTCCATACACTCAAGGCTGTGCACACCATGACCCCAATCACGCCACCGAGTAAAAAGCTCAACATATTGGCGCCATGCACACTGACCACCACCGTCCCGATCTCTTCACCCTGATGCTGGATAGGCACGCTGATCGGTTGCTCAAGCAGACTGTTGGCCAACAGCATTTCAACCTTCGACATCACGCCGTTTTCGGGACGCTGCCATTGCGCCAGCAACTCGCCCTGCGCGGTATAGATCTCGGCCTTGGCCACCGCCTCGGTGGACGAAATCATCGCCAATGCTTCGGTCGCCGCCGCCCGATCATCGAACACCACGGCCGCTTCCACGGTGTAATTGATGGCACGGGCAATCAACTGCAGGTTGTGATCAGCGTAGACCTTGAGCGCCAGAGTGCCCAACAATGTGAGCGAGACACTGGCCAGTGTTACGGCGACCAATGCAACGCCCAGGTGACCTCTGCGCAACACCGAGCGCAGACGGTGCCTACGATTTTCAGGCGTTTTTGGCTGGCTCATGGCTGGGCTTCCCGGCGGCGTGACAGCTGCAACACACTGGGGTGAATGCGCACGCCACTGCGGGAAACGGAATCGAGGTTGACCTCAAACGAGACTTTCTGATCGCTGATGTGCAGACAAAACAGGCTGCCGACGGTGCATTGGTTACCGTCTTCACTGATGCTCAGCACGGCCAGTCCATTCAGCCGGCTAAACAGGTGGCTGCGCTCTTGCGCACTTAACTTGCCGAGGTACACAGCGTTGCAGTCACTGGGAATAGTGGGATTATTCGTCAGCAAACGACGGACGTGCACCGGCCTACCGCTGGATTGAGTCGCACCTTTAAGCAGGTCGTCGGTGTATTCGGTAGGCCCGATCACACACAACTGTAATTGGGTGGGCTCTGTCGGCCAGCGAGCGTAGCTGAGTATCCCCAGAACAACTTGGGTAACGGCTTTGGCACGTTGATCAGCCAGATTTATCGGCACTACTGGTTGAGCCAGGCAAGGAGTGCTCAGCAGCAACACACCAAGGAGTAGCAGCCACAGCCGCCATCCAAGATGCTGTTCCGCTGAAGAGACTGCCACGTCCATGCAGGATTTCTCTGATATCGTTGTAGGAGTAATGTCGCAACGATAGCACAGCCTTTGTCCAGACTGTGACACACATCACACTCTGTCGACTCCTCCGCCCGAATTAAGTCAAGTCCAACATCAAGCCGCTCAAGCGTTTGACCTTGCGCTGCACAGCCTCTTCAAACACTCCGGCACGCGGCTCGATCAGGCTGAACCAGTGCTTGGCGCGAGTGATGCCGGTGTAGATCAGCTCTTTGGTCAAAACCGGATTGAGTGCTTCCGGCAGGACCAGCGCCGTGTGCGAAAACTCCGAGCCCTGCGACTTGTGAACGGTCATGGCGTACACCGTTTCAACATCATTGAGCCGGCTTGGCAGAACAAAGCGGATCCCGCCCTGTCCGTCGTTGCGGGCAAACGCCACGCGCAATACACAACGTTGCGTCTGGCCATCACGCTCCGGGAGTTTGAGCGCGATACCAATGTCACCATTCATCAAGCCCAGACCGTAATCATTACGGGTCATCAACACCGGGCGGCCTTCATACCAATGCTGATCGCTGTCGATCAACTGGCTGGCGTACAAGGCGCGGGTAATGCGTTCATTCAAGCCCTCTACCCCCCATGGCCCCTTGCGTACGGCACACAGCACCTGGAACGCCTCGAATGCGTCCAGTACCTTGCCCGCCCAGGCGGCCCAACACGGGTCTTCCAGCCCGACATCTACCGCCGGCCGCTGATTGCGCAACACTTCAAGATAATGCCGGTAGCCCTTGGCCTCGGCACTTCGGCCCTCCAGCGCCAAGCGCTCAAAGGCACGGTCACGCTCGCCTTTGAGCGGCAGCGCGAACAAGTCGGCATGGCTGCCGGCCGCCAATAACGCCCGTGCCTCCCGGGACTGTTGCTGATTGACCAGTCGCGAGAGCTGACCGATGCCACTGCCTTCACCAAAACGTCGTGAATGACGCAACATCACTACTTGCTGGGCCAATGGATGCGTACCGTCCAGGTCTTGCTGCAGGTCACTGGTACTGAGCTGTTCACCGCTGACCTGCTCCAGCCACGCACGGGTTTGCGGGGAGTACCAGCCTGCCTCTGCATCACGGCACAGATCACCCAGCACGGCACCGGCTTCTACCGAGGCCAGTTGATCCTTGTCCCCCAGCAGCACCAACCGTGCATGGGCCGGCAAGGCATCCAGCAGGTTGGCCATCATCTCCAGATCGATCATCGACGCTTCGTCGACCACCAATACATCCAGCGGTAGACGGTTACCCGCATGATGACGAAAGTGTCGCGTGCCGGGACGGCTGCCCAGC is a window of Pseudomonas taetrolens DNA encoding:
- the recD gene encoding exodeoxyribonuclease V subunit alpha, which translates into the protein MSRSFAELLPTPLTAESLARLQPLNQADDLLLLLERWVERGWLRALDKAFVAFLHERDPHGDPLVLLAAALTSHQLGHGHVCLDLFETLKEPDFALSLPPEGDLQTGAMLLPSQLLEALDGNAWCKALQGSALVEHAGRPTADAASRPLVLSERRLYLRRYWAYERRIDSALRQRLAAPEPTPDDLPARLTALFGTPAATAPIDWQKLACAVATRGAFSIVTGGPGTGKTTTVVRLLALLQAPAVEAGVPLRIRLAAPTGKAAARLTESISLQVKSLEVDDKVRQKIPSDVTTVHRLLGSRPGTRHFRHHAGNRLPLDVLVVDEASMIDLEMMANLLDALPAHARLVLLGDKDQLASVEAGAVLGDLCRDAEAGWYSPQTRAWLEQVSGEQLSTSDLQQDLDGTHPLAQQVVMLRHSRRFGEGSGIGQLSRLVNQQQSREARALLAAGSHADLFALPLKGERDRAFERLALEGRSAEAKGYRHYLEVLRNQRPAVDVGLEDPCWAAWAGKVLDAFEAFQVLCAVRKGPWGVEGLNERITRALYASQLIDSDQHWYEGRPVLMTRNDYGLGLMNGDIGIALKLPERDGQTQRCVLRVAFARNDGQGGIRFVLPSRLNDVETVYAMTVHKSQGSEFSHTALVLPEALNPVLTKELIYTGITRAKHWFSLIEPRAGVFEEAVQRKVKRLSGLMLDLT
- a CDS encoding diguanylate cyclase domain-containing protein, giving the protein MSQPKTPENRRHRLRSVLRRGHLGVALVAVTLASVSLTLLGTLALKVYADHNLQLIARAINYTVEAAVVFDDRAAATEALAMISSTEAVAKAEIYTAQGELLAQWQRPENGVMSKVEMLLANSLLEQPISVPIQHQGEEIGTVVVSVHGANMLSFLLGGVIGVMVCTALSVWSALYLSRRLLGGITGPLQQLAEVAHAARCERAFDRRVPPADIAELDDLGNDFNALLDELESWQSHLQNENQTLAHQANHDSLTNLPNRGYFEARLARTLRSLHKPTEKAAVLFLDSDRFKDINDTFGHAAGDAVLMAVATRVRGQLREDDVVARMGGDEFAILLTPLHRIEDAQRIADKIILSMLEPIQLPGKTTAVTSLSIGIAVYPDHGADPDTLLRAADSAMYQAKRLARGGQQIAVLECPVNSVISRS
- a CDS encoding LysR family transcriptional regulator, producing the protein MQKNITSLSALNWDDLKFFLEVARTRKASSAAKRLAVDYTTVSRRISSLEAALGTLLFEKSRTNGFTLTSEGQRLLGYAESIESTLHMACEQVSGSGVALSGHVRMGCTEGFGSFFITPQLSHFVDAYPAISVDILPLPHFISLSKREADIVIALERPEHGPYVCCKLCDYRLQLFATQEYLDQHPPIRRPSDLAEHPFISYVDDLAFSSELLYLANVLPGASANLRSTSVIAQYVAAQQGRSLAILPCFLAAQDPRLLPVLPQEINLTRQFWMYCREDLRKLKRITLLWDYIREVTELNAPLLLGETRGMKFAD
- a CDS encoding YfiR family protein, encoding MDVAVSSAEQHLGWRLWLLLLGVLLLSTPCLAQPVVPINLADQRAKAVTQVVLGILSYARWPTEPTQLQLCVIGPTEYTDDLLKGATQSSGRPVHVRRLLTNNPTIPSDCNAVYLGKLSAQERSHLFSRLNGLAVLSISEDGNQCTVGSLFCLHISDQKVSFEVNLDSVSRSGVRIHPSVLQLSRRREAQP
- a CDS encoding OmpA family protein translates to MRALIQRYSPFFGVAMLLAMLALNGCQTAPQKGLNPAQIAVLQQQGFELTEEGWAFGLSGKVLFGSDLEVLNAQSQEIVERIGTALLAVDIQRVRVDGHTDASGQESYNEQLSVRRANSVVKVLTRTGMRPENIQIRGLGSREPVASNKTRAGRTENRRVSIVVIAD